From the Clostridium sp. Marseille-P299 genome, one window contains:
- a CDS encoding endosialidase, producing the protein MAMHEELIRKESDGTLSFGDYTLDTKSKVSDFEHNGDLYKVKTFYEITKLEKNGMFVYESVPGTAVYNLSITDKEVSFIVTAKEDAQITLELEPEKEYKILIDDINVGKMKTNLGGKLILSVELNEDKKSAIKVVKC; encoded by the coding sequence ATGGCAATGCATGAAGAATTAATTCGCAAGGAAAGCGATGGAACGCTTAGCTTTGGAGATTATACATTAGATACGAAATCAAAGGTATCTGATTTTGAACATAACGGGGATTTATATAAAGTAAAAACATTTTATGAAATTACTAAACTTGAAAAGAATGGTATGTTCGTATATGAATCTGTTCCAGGAACCGCAGTTTATAATTTAAGCATTACAGATAAAGAAGTTTCCTTTATTGTAACAGCAAAGGAAGATGCTCAAATTACATTAGAACTTGAGCCTGAAAAGGAATACAAAATTTTAATTGATGATATTAATGTTGGTAAAATGAAAACAAACTTAGGTGGAAAATTAATTCTTAGCGTTGAGTTAAATGAAGATAAAAAGTCTGCAATTAAAGTAGTTAAGTGCTAA
- a CDS encoding outer membrane protein assembly factor BamB family protein: MKKVLGFIKKYKLRLFLIFLAIILLMGGLVLFKILVKVGNIKYIYNYTVNTAGSLPALQNYDNKEGADKMTAKATQNTLPSNLNIKTRLQVDGVDVTSYTREEQIYFDMDYLKSFPNVEGIITFRGNYLRNLQSYGTTNVLQKKFDRDYWSFKTGKVLKSNGVDYWSGNGWTGQPLVVRWDDDTKQIMNLYEESKKKAGLTEVIYSGMDGMIHFLDLDTGEPTRDPINIGMTFKGSASLHPDGIPMIILGSGDAQPGMYGETMSPRVYIYSLIDGKKLYEFGANDPIAPRIWHAYDSSPIIDTKTDTLIYPGENGVLYTMKLNTNYDKKVGTLSVNPSEIVRFTYSAERNGEDSYKWGTECSATAWGNYLFAGDNGGVVYCLDLNTMELVWTQDVRQDVNSSPIFEEDEDGNKYLYVATTLAYELDNHSMGQAAIFKLNAMTGEIIWEKPYEVHTIKGLAGGILSTGILGKENISDYIIYSVSKTPSVESGYIVALNKESGEEVWRIDLDTYSWSSGDVVYTEDGNAYLIQGCQNGDLLLIDASNGQILDKMNFGTGIEATPVIFENRLVVGTRNEQIIGVTIR, encoded by the coding sequence GTGAAAAAAGTTCTTGGATTTATAAAGAAATATAAACTAAGATTATTTTTAATATTTTTAGCAATCATTCTTTTAATGGGTGGATTGGTTTTGTTTAAAATACTTGTTAAGGTAGGAAATATAAAATATATTTACAACTATACCGTTAACACAGCAGGAAGTTTGCCTGCATTGCAAAACTATGATAACAAGGAAGGCGCGGATAAAATGACCGCCAAGGCGACACAAAATACGCTTCCTTCTAACCTTAACATAAAGACACGTTTACAAGTAGATGGTGTTGATGTGACAAGTTACACAAGAGAAGAGCAAATCTACTTTGATATGGATTATCTAAAAAGCTTTCCAAATGTAGAGGGTATTATTACATTCCGTGGTAATTACCTTAGAAATTTACAATCTTATGGTACCACTAATGTTCTTCAGAAAAAATTTGATCGTGATTATTGGTCCTTTAAAACTGGTAAAGTACTTAAGAGCAATGGAGTAGACTATTGGTCAGGTAACGGTTGGACAGGACAACCTTTAGTAGTTCGTTGGGACGATGATACAAAGCAAATTATGAATTTGTATGAAGAGAGTAAGAAAAAAGCAGGACTAACTGAAGTTATTTACTCAGGTATGGATGGAATGATTCATTTCCTTGATCTTGATACTGGGGAACCAACAAGAGATCCTATTAATATTGGTATGACTTTTAAAGGTAGTGCTTCTCTTCATCCAGATGGTATACCTATGATCATACTTGGTTCAGGGGATGCTCAACCAGGTATGTACGGCGAAACTATGAGCCCAAGAGTTTATATTTATAGTTTAATTGATGGTAAAAAACTTTATGAATTTGGAGCGAATGATCCAATAGCACCACGTATTTGGCATGCATATGATAGCTCACCAATCATTGATACAAAGACAGACACATTGATTTACCCTGGTGAAAATGGTGTCTTATATACAATGAAATTAAATACGAACTATGACAAAAAAGTAGGAACGCTTTCAGTAAATCCATCAGAAATCGTAAGATTTACTTATAGTGCAGAACGTAATGGCGAAGATAGTTATAAATGGGGAACGGAATGCAGCGCTACAGCATGGGGAAATTATTTATTTGCTGGTGACAATGGTGGTGTTGTATATTGTCTAGACTTAAATACAATGGAACTTGTTTGGACACAGGATGTAAGACAAGATGTAAACTCATCACCAATTTTTGAAGAAGATGAGGATGGTAACAAATATCTTTATGTAGCAACTACACTTGCATATGAACTTGATAACCATTCCATGGGACAAGCTGCTATTTTTAAGCTAAATGCTATGACTGGTGAAATTATTTGGGAAAAGCCATATGAAGTTCATACAATCAAAGGACTTGCTGGCGGTATTTTATCCACTGGTATCTTAGGAAAAGAGAATATTTCAGACTATATTATTTATTCCGTTTCAAAGACACCAAGTGTTGAAAGTGGTTATATCGTAGCACTTAACAAAGAATCTGGAGAAGAAGTTTGGAGAATTGATCTTGATACGTATTCTTGGAGTTCAGGAGATGTTGTTTACACAGAGGATGGTAATGCTTATTTAATTCAAGGTTGCCAAAATGGAGATTTATTATTAATTGATGCAAGCAATGGTCAAATTTTAGATAAAATGAATTTTGGTACTGGTATTGAAGCAACACCAGTTATATTTGAAAACCGTTTAGTCGTTGGAACTAGAAATGAACAAATTATAGGGGTGACGATACGATGA
- a CDS encoding NAD(P)/FAD-dependent oxidoreductase, giving the protein MKHYDVVIIGAGPAGIFTALEMIKKGSSKKIAIVEKGRSIEKRSCPKSKTKTCMNCKPYCHITTGFSGAGAFSDGKLSLSYEVGGDLPMLIGEDYAQETINYTDGIYLEFGADTKIEGVGQPEKTKEIRKRAIQASLKLVDCPIRHLGTEKAQEIYLSIEQYLLSHGVEIFFNYHCKDLIVEGNVCKGAIIEKATNHEECDTLMGEHIVVATGRKGADWLEKLCEMHDIAHQPGTVDIGVRVEVRDEIMEDVNKVLYESKLIGYPLPFKNKVRTFCQNPGGFVSQENYDNDLAVVNGHSYKDLKSNNTNLAILVSHNFNEPFNQPIAYAQKVGELTNMLSCGHILVQRYGDILSGKRTWQKELNQSNVRPTLPDAVAGDITAAMPYRAMTNIINFIQAVDHVVPGFASNETLLYSPELKFYSNRIKMTKDFDTNIKGLYCLGDSSGWTRGLMMASVMGVLMGRRLA; this is encoded by the coding sequence ATGAAACATTATGACGTAGTAATTATCGGTGCAGGACCAGCAGGTATTTTTACTGCTTTGGAAATGATTAAGAAGGGTAGCTCAAAGAAAATAGCTATCGTAGAAAAAGGAAGATCCATTGAAAAAAGAAGCTGTCCAAAGTCCAAAACAAAAACTTGTATGAACTGTAAACCATATTGTCATATTACTACTGGGTTTTCCGGTGCAGGTGCATTTTCAGATGGTAAATTATCATTAAGCTATGAAGTTGGTGGCGATTTACCAATGTTGATTGGGGAAGATTACGCGCAAGAAACAATTAACTATACCGATGGTATTTATCTTGAATTCGGTGCAGATACAAAAATAGAAGGTGTTGGTCAACCAGAAAAGACCAAAGAAATTCGTAAAAGAGCAATTCAAGCAAGTCTTAAGTTAGTGGATTGCCCAATTAGACATTTAGGAACAGAAAAAGCGCAAGAAATCTATTTAAGTATTGAACAATATCTTTTATCTCATGGTGTAGAAATATTCTTTAATTATCACTGTAAAGACTTAATCGTTGAAGGTAATGTATGTAAGGGTGCAATTATTGAAAAAGCCACAAATCATGAAGAATGTGATACATTAATGGGTGAACATATTGTTGTTGCTACAGGTCGTAAAGGTGCAGACTGGTTAGAAAAACTCTGTGAAATGCATGATATTGCACATCAACCAGGAACTGTTGATATCGGTGTACGTGTGGAAGTACGTGATGAAATTATGGAAGATGTCAATAAAGTTTTATACGAGTCTAAGCTAATTGGTTATCCATTACCATTTAAAAATAAAGTTAGAACATTCTGTCAAAATCCTGGTGGGTTTGTTAGTCAGGAAAACTATGATAATGACCTTGCAGTAGTAAATGGTCATTCCTATAAAGATTTAAAATCAAACAACACGAACTTAGCGATTTTAGTTTCTCATAATTTTAATGAGCCATTTAACCAACCAATTGCTTATGCACAAAAAGTTGGTGAGTTAACAAACATGCTTAGTTGCGGACATATACTAGTACAACGTTATGGCGATATCTTATCTGGTAAGAGAACTTGGCAAAAAGAATTAAATCAGTCAAATGTTCGTCCAACGCTTCCAGATGCAGTTGCAGGCGATATTACAGCAGCAATGCCTTATCGTGCAATGACAAATATTATTAACTTCATTCAGGCGGTTGATCATGTTGTACCTGGATTTGCAAGTAATGAAACATTACTTTATTCACCAGAGTTAAAATTCTATAGCAATCGTATTAAAATGACAAAAGACTTTGATACAAATATTAAGGGATTATATTGTCTTGGAGATTCTTCTGGATGGACAAGAGGTCTTATGATGGCATCTGTTATGGGTGTGTTGATGGGACGTAGATTAGCATAG
- the radA gene encoding DNA repair protein RadA, translated as MAKAKSVFFCKECGYESSKWLGQCPGCKSWNSFVEEPVVKRVTATTNTRITKAEPESLSQVKTDEDERKLTGIHEFDRVLGGGIVKGSLVLVGGDPGIGKSTLLLQMCKQLVEKQCKVLYISGEESLRQIKMRAERLGTFGGDLLLLSETNLNLIEEVIGRVQPEIMIIDSIQTMYKEEVSASPGSVSQVRESTGTLMHIAKGMGITVFIVGHVTKEGVVAGPRVLEHMVDTVLYFEGENTASYRILRAVKNRFGSTNEIGVFEMRNTGLVEVSNPSEYMLKGKPEDEPGSVVAASMEGTRTILVEVQALVCQTNFNMPRRTAAGTDYNRVNLLMAVLEKRLGIQMSFCDAYINVAGGMKINEPALDLAIILAILSSYKNKAVGNKTIAFGEVGLTGEVRAVSMAEQRVSDAIKMGYETCILPYVNRESIKANGINLIGIKNIRELMNLL; from the coding sequence ATGGCGAAAGCAAAAAGTGTATTTTTTTGTAAAGAATGTGGCTATGAATCTTCAAAATGGCTTGGACAATGTCCTGGGTGTAAAAGTTGGAATTCCTTTGTCGAAGAACCAGTGGTGAAAAGGGTAACGGCTACTACGAATACAAGAATTACAAAAGCAGAGCCAGAAAGCCTTTCACAAGTAAAAACCGATGAGGATGAACGAAAACTAACAGGAATTCATGAATTTGATCGAGTCCTTGGCGGAGGAATCGTGAAGGGCTCCCTTGTTTTAGTGGGAGGAGATCCAGGCATCGGAAAGTCTACTTTGCTATTGCAAATGTGTAAACAGTTGGTTGAAAAACAGTGTAAGGTGCTTTATATCTCAGGGGAAGAGTCTCTGCGACAAATTAAGATGAGAGCAGAACGCCTAGGAACTTTTGGAGGCGATTTGCTGTTACTCTCAGAGACAAATCTTAACCTGATTGAAGAAGTGATTGGACGAGTACAACCGGAAATTATGATCATTGACTCCATTCAAACGATGTATAAAGAGGAAGTTAGTGCCTCACCTGGTAGTGTTAGTCAAGTAAGAGAATCAACAGGAACATTAATGCATATTGCAAAAGGGATGGGAATTACGGTATTTATCGTTGGTCACGTAACAAAGGAAGGTGTTGTTGCGGGCCCACGTGTCCTTGAGCATATGGTAGACACGGTTCTTTATTTTGAAGGTGAAAATACTGCTTCTTATCGAATTTTACGTGCGGTTAAAAATCGTTTTGGTTCTACCAATGAAATTGGCGTATTTGAAATGCGTAATACAGGACTTGTTGAGGTAAGCAATCCTTCCGAGTACATGCTAAAAGGGAAACCTGAGGATGAACCTGGTTCTGTTGTAGCTGCGTCTATGGAGGGAACTAGAACGATTCTAGTTGAAGTGCAAGCACTTGTATGTCAAACGAACTTTAATATGCCAAGACGTACTGCGGCAGGAACAGATTATAACCGAGTGAACTTATTAATGGCAGTCCTTGAGAAACGCTTAGGAATACAGATGTCGTTTTGTGATGCATATATTAATGTTGCAGGCGGTATGAAAATTAATGAGCCGGCACTAGATTTAGCTATTATTTTAGCAATTCTATCAAGTTATAAAAACAAGGCAGTTGGTAATAAAACCATTGCTTTTGGTGAAGTAGGATTAACAGGCGAGGTTAGAGCCGTCAGTATGGCAGAGCAACGTGTTTCAGATGCTATTAAGATGGGATATGAGACTTGTATTTTACCATATGTGAATAGAGAAAGTATAAAAGCAAACGGAATTAACTTGATTGGCATAAAAAACATACGGGAATTAATGAATTTACTATAG
- a CDS encoding transporter substrate-binding domain-containing protein, with protein sequence MIKTKNKVITVVVLLIALVIMTGFQGFNNAKGVTSPSIVSFAEVENQNIGGVISKMPDNSAKIFFQTLLGENVASYKSYDGVYETLAALRSNEIQLAWFSDVTARYLLKTQEGLRELTTPDPSESRLDFAFAVKQGNNSLRERLNGALATVKEDGTLDQLIKTYVDTNNYDQSFYEKDMTIKKAGIKESLNGTLYVGVTGAVPPLDSLDLDNQPYGFSVALMDKIGQQLGCDIKFVAMENDTAFSNLMSGKVDLLFCYGTSKNTVDQEKKRSYIMSEGYYTMDKYAYLVLE encoded by the coding sequence ATGATAAAAACTAAAAATAAAGTAATAACTGTTGTAGTACTTCTAATAGCATTAGTGATCATGACAGGATTTCAGGGCTTTAATAATGCAAAAGGAGTTACCTCACCAAGCATTGTTTCTTTTGCAGAAGTTGAAAACCAGAACATTGGTGGTGTAATTTCTAAAATGCCAGACAATAGTGCAAAAATATTTTTTCAAACCTTACTAGGTGAGAATGTGGCTTCTTACAAATCCTACGATGGTGTTTATGAAACTCTTGCTGCACTACGTTCCAATGAAATTCAGTTAGCTTGGTTTTCGGATGTGACTGCTCGATATCTTTTAAAGACGCAGGAAGGGCTTAGAGAATTAACTACACCAGACCCAAGTGAGAGTAGACTTGATTTTGCATTTGCAGTGAAACAAGGGAATAATTCCTTACGGGAACGTTTAAACGGAGCATTAGCTACCGTAAAAGAAGATGGTACCCTAGATCAATTAATTAAAACTTATGTGGATACAAACAATTATGACCAATCTTTTTATGAAAAAGATATGACAATTAAAAAGGCTGGCATTAAGGAAAGCCTAAATGGAACTTTATATGTTGGGGTAACAGGTGCAGTTCCACCGCTTGATTCCCTTGACCTTGATAATCAACCATATGGTTTTAGTGTTGCCCTTATGGATAAGATTGGACAGCAGTTAGGATGTGATATTAAATTCGTTGCAATGGAAAACGATACTGCATTCTCAAACCTTATGAGTGGAAAAGTTGATTTATTATTTTGCTATGGAACTAGTAAGAACACTGTAGATCAGGAAAAAAAGCGTAGCTATATTATGTCCGAGGGATATTATACTATGGATAAGTATGCCTACTTAGTATTAGAATAG
- the msrA gene encoding peptide-methionine (S)-S-oxide reductase MsrA, protein MKTIYIAAGCFWGSEKYFSLIKGVISTKVGYANGSTLNPTYEDVSYHNSGHAEAVEIRYDDTILPLEKLLTLYYEIIDPTSVNKQGADRGVQYRTGIYYVDEADLIIIRSSLETLATKYDKPIAIEVGPLLHFFDAEEYHQKYLDKNINGYCHIGQSAFEHARNA, encoded by the coding sequence ATAAAGACGATTTATATAGCAGCTGGATGTTTTTGGGGTAGCGAGAAGTATTTTTCCTTAATAAAAGGAGTTATTAGCACAAAAGTTGGTTACGCAAATGGTAGCACATTAAACCCAACCTACGAAGATGTATCCTATCATAATTCAGGTCATGCTGAGGCCGTAGAAATCCGCTATGATGACACGATCCTTCCACTTGAAAAGCTCTTAACTCTTTACTATGAGATAATAGATCCAACTTCAGTAAACAAACAAGGAGCAGATCGTGGTGTACAGTATCGTACTGGTATTTATTATGTAGATGAAGCTGATTTAATTATCATTCGCAGTTCACTTGAAACACTAGCTACAAAATATGATAAGCCAATTGCCATAGAAGTAGGCCCTCTTCTTCATTTTTTTGATGCTGAGGAATATCATCAGAAGTATCTTGATAAAAACATAAATGGATATTGCCATATTGGTCAAAGTGCTTTTGAACATGCGAGAAATGCATAA
- a CDS encoding helix-turn-helix domain-containing protein: MLKAKILEKLIKESGYSIRAFAQKCGIPESTLYTILKNGVGRATMDNILTICKNLGIKVEELEEMANGSLEERMPSYDELITVYTRSKKNLSQEEKMRLARIILEDDED, translated from the coding sequence ATGTTGAAAGCAAAAATTTTAGAGAAACTAATTAAAGAAAGTGGTTATAGCATTCGAGCTTTTGCTCAAAAATGCGGAATTCCAGAAAGCACCCTTTATACAATTTTAAAAAATGGTGTTGGTAGAGCTACTATGGATAATATCTTAACTATTTGCAAAAATTTAGGTATTAAAGTAGAGGAATTAGAAGAAATGGCCAATGGTAGCTTAGAGGAACGTATGCCATCCTATGATGAATTAATAACTGTTTATACACGTAGCAAGAAGAATTTGTCTCAAGAAGAAAAAATGCGTTTAGCTAGAATTATTTTAGAGGATGATGAAGATTGA
- a CDS encoding GlsB/YeaQ/YmgE family stress response membrane protein → MGLVSWIIVGALAGWIASMITGNNEKMGAGKNIIVGVLGALVGGFIMNTIFGTAGFTGFNIWSVIVSIIGAVILLLIVNAFSNRVD, encoded by the coding sequence ATGGGACTTGTAAGTTGGATTATCGTTGGTGCACTTGCTGGTTGGATTGCTAGTATGATTACTGGAAACAATGAGAAAATGGGTGCAGGTAAAAATATTATCGTCGGAGTTCTTGGAGCATTGGTTGGCGGATTTATTATGAATACCATATTTGGTACTGCAGGATTTACGGGATTTAATATTTGGAGTGTAATCGTATCCATCATAGGTGCTGTCATCCTATTATTGATAGTAAATGCATTTAGTAATAGAGTAGATTAA
- a CDS encoding DNA-binding protein has translation MYKNLLYVMKIKGITSVQLSNLLQCRQATVSEKLNGVVASGFSFDEAAKIKKEYFNEYEYDFLFHRIIN, from the coding sequence ATGTACAAAAATTTATTATATGTCATGAAAATTAAAGGTATCACATCGGTTCAACTATCTAATCTCCTACAATGCAGACAAGCCACTGTGAGCGAAAAGCTAAATGGGGTGGTAGCAAGTGGTTTTAGTTTTGATGAGGCAGCAAAAATTAAAAAAGAATATTTTAATGAATATGAGTATGATTTTTTGTTTCATCGTATAATAAATTAA
- a CDS encoding ABC transporter permease subunit (The N-terminal region of this protein, as described by TIGR01726, is a three transmembrane segment that identifies a subfamily of ABC transporter permease subunits, which specificities that include histidine, arginine, glutamine, glutamate, L-cystine (sic), the opines (in Agrobacterium) octopine and nopaline, etc.), which produces MSFIKNIFETVTNNLIAGDAYYIIAKSVIVTLAIAVIAWLIAFLLGGFISHFMCYEKKVISRIAEVFCFIFRSTPVLLIMLLFYYVFLKSTHISPVIIASISLGLYGAGHFAEILARCVHEAQKRQDAEVTKRLKNVYYSVAAPQAMEESIFQIKRLTIQLFQWITVAGYITVNDLTEVMNRIGQRTMYPFFSIFVCIIFYMVVTIIIEGIFNAIEKRLKRNIEEDAKSI; this is translated from the coding sequence ATGAGTTTTATTAAAAATATTTTTGAAACCGTTACGAATAATCTAATTGCAGGTGATGCATATTATATCATTGCGAAGAGCGTAATTGTTACATTAGCAATTGCAGTGATTGCATGGCTCATAGCTTTTTTACTTGGAGGATTTATTAGCCACTTTATGTGCTATGAAAAAAAGGTAATTTCAAGAATTGCGGAGGTATTTTGCTTTATCTTTCGAAGTACCCCAGTGCTATTAATCATGCTATTATTTTATTATGTATTTTTAAAAAGTACACACATTAGTCCAGTTATTATCGCAAGTATCTCACTTGGATTGTACGGTGCAGGACATTTTGCTGAAATATTAGCTAGATGTGTACATGAAGCTCAGAAAAGACAAGATGCTGAGGTAACAAAGCGTTTAAAAAATGTTTATTATAGTGTAGCAGCACCACAGGCAATGGAAGAGAGTATATTCCAGATTAAACGCTTGACAATTCAATTGTTTCAGTGGATTACCGTTGCTGGATACATTACTGTAAATGATTTAACAGAAGTAATGAATCGTATTGGACAAAGAACGATGTATCCATTTTTCTCAATTTTTGTATGTATTATTTTTTATATGGTTGTTACAATAATCATTGAAGGTATATTTAATGCAATTGAGAAACGTTTAAAACGTAATATAGAAGAGGATGCAAAAAGCATTTAA
- a CDS encoding ImmA/IrrE family metallo-endopeptidase: MIHNEIILNAVLLVIKKCNIRSFPVDCFEIIKEFGYNIKKYSELPEKKRIACNELSEDAATLKHTIFYNDDMPHPRIRFSLLHELGHIVLSTLDETYANTFASHLLAPRMAIHYSECKNVADVMKVFDLSEQAANYAFEDYRKWHREIVTKGKSIIDQEFYEHFYIPSLDQFVWRIQKCDFCYDTFVYNKEVMCKSCRLFEIRKRYTHPIAYDIRERDLDILRGNWLYSEH; the protein is encoded by the coding sequence TTGATTCATAATGAAATTATTTTAAATGCTGTATTACTGGTAATTAAAAAATGTAATATAAGAAGTTTTCCAGTCGATTGTTTTGAAATCATAAAAGAATTTGGATACAACATAAAAAAATATTCTGAATTACCAGAGAAAAAAAGAATTGCCTGTAATGAATTAAGTGAAGACGCTGCTACTTTGAAACATACTATTTTTTATAATGATGATATGCCACATCCTAGAATACGTTTTTCACTTCTTCATGAACTTGGTCACATTGTCCTTTCTACTCTTGATGAAACATATGCAAACACATTTGCAAGTCACTTACTTGCTCCTCGTATGGCAATTCACTATTCTGAGTGCAAGAATGTAGCCGATGTAATGAAGGTTTTTGATTTATCTGAACAAGCTGCTAATTATGCCTTTGAAGATTACCGCAAGTGGCATCGTGAAATTGTTACAAAGGGAAAAAGTATAATTGACCAAGAGTTCTATGAGCACTTTTATATTCCTAGCTTAGATCAATTTGTGTGGAGAATCCAAAAATGCGATTTTTGTTATGACACGTTTGTCTATAATAAAGAAGTCATGTGTAAGTCCTGCCGTTTGTTTGAAATTCGTAAACGATATACTCACCCAATTGCTTATGATATTCGAGAACGTGATTTAGATATTTTAAGAGGGAATTGGCTATATAGTGAGCATTAA
- a CDS encoding M14 family zinc carboxypeptidase, producing the protein MKNNNRDLIPFPMDDLTIVNTTSSLYSYENMVKDLGKLEATYQGKIKVQAIATTKDKRNVYEVIIGNPNNEKHILIHAGIHAREHMTTLLVMKQMEYYLYCFESGTYDSKTYHELFHNITFHILPMVNPDGISISQYGLGKIKSENIKKDIKEWFKRDKTTGVTTKSFESYLKYWKANAGGVDLNRNFNYGWDEFVGLSSPGAEKYKGKTVESEPETKALVELTKRIRPIVAISYHATGSVIYWDYGQEGEIRKTCKALVERISKTTGYEIKYAATDKQDAAGYGDWAVMVEQIPSATIEIGIRQAPLSIREFQRIWNENRQMWASLADHYQ; encoded by the coding sequence ATGAAAAATAATAATCGAGATTTGATACCTTTTCCTATGGATGATTTGACGATTGTAAATACTACAAGTTCGTTATACTCGTATGAAAACATGGTTAAGGACCTTGGAAAATTAGAGGCTACATATCAAGGGAAAATTAAAGTGCAAGCAATTGCAACTACGAAAGACAAGAGAAATGTATATGAGGTCATCATTGGTAACCCAAATAATGAAAAACATATACTTATTCACGCTGGAATTCATGCAAGAGAACATATGACTACATTACTAGTGATGAAACAGATGGAGTATTATTTATATTGTTTTGAGTCTGGTACCTATGATTCTAAAACATACCATGAATTGTTTCATAACATAACATTTCATATTTTACCTATGGTAAACCCGGATGGCATTTCTATTAGTCAGTATGGATTAGGTAAAATTAAGAGCGAGAACATTAAAAAAGACATAAAAGAGTGGTTTAAAAGAGATAAGACTACAGGAGTAACAACGAAATCCTTTGAGAGTTACTTAAAGTATTGGAAAGCGAACGCTGGTGGTGTTGACTTAAATCGTAATTTTAATTATGGATGGGATGAATTTGTTGGGTTGAGTTCACCAGGTGCTGAGAAGTACAAAGGTAAAACCGTAGAGAGTGAACCAGAGACCAAGGCTTTGGTAGAACTAACAAAAAGAATACGTCCAATTGTAGCAATTAGTTATCATGCTACAGGTTCCGTTATTTATTGGGATTATGGTCAAGAAGGCGAAATTCGGAAGACATGTAAAGCGTTGGTTGAGCGCATATCGAAAACAACTGGATATGAAATTAAATATGCCGCTACAGATAAGCAAGATGCAGCAGGCTATGGTGATTGGGCGGTTATGGTAGAACAAATACCATCGGCGACGATTGAAATTGGTATCAGGCAAGCACCACTATCGATTCGTGAGTTTCAAAGGATATGGAATGAGAATAGGCAGATGTGGGCTTCATTAGCCGATCATTATCAATAG